A window of the Bdellovibrio sp. ZAP7 genome harbors these coding sequences:
- a CDS encoding HAMP domain-containing protein codes for MGILKHRRKLIVNREVQYDALMFVGLFVTGIFLAQVIAGWVLVSKLEEKALAGEYGSMSIAEFIGRHKVMFLMNEFIVVAVCLVAGFYLTNRVTSKIVGPLFNIRRIINKATRPEDAAEPVEIKLREGDYFQDLAKDLNVALKKTK; via the coding sequence ATGGGAATCTTAAAACATCGCCGCAAATTGATTGTCAACCGCGAGGTTCAATACGACGCCTTGATGTTTGTGGGTCTTTTTGTGACCGGGATTTTTTTGGCCCAAGTAATTGCGGGCTGGGTGTTGGTAAGCAAGCTTGAAGAAAAAGCCTTGGCTGGCGAATACGGTTCGATGTCGATTGCCGAATTTATTGGTCGCCATAAAGTTATGTTTTTAATGAACGAATTTATCGTGGTTGCCGTGTGCCTGGTTGCGGGTTTTTACCTGACGAACCGTGTGACTTCGAAAATCGTGGGTCCCCTTTTCAATATCCGTCGCATCATCAATAAGGCAACTCGTCCCGAGGACGCGGCGGAACCTGTGGAAATTAAACTTCGCGAAGGCGACTACTTCCAGGATCTCGCCAAAGACCTCAACGTCGCCTTAAAAAAAACCAAGTAA
- a CDS encoding Fic family protein — protein sequence MKNRFFTTISALSLILTSCQSPSPVAVNEACVDPRGPASEGLSCSAVFMDTDLTPPLLDPAAPATFTTINQKLSWDKWLDAEIDFLRFYSNRSLKRGQEDGKHGTEIWGLENYKAYANARDHLNSIPIGRLDISRSLIMRIHELGSEGLKKEASLMGKIMPKNMSIGNTTGFKVRQNVGGDPILHPLKESQYLALKANPWIKKFIELPYPLSRKDKRRGWIVYGDYKTVGKAISELSTWYYQNKNTMDPIDLAAEFQYRFVSIHPFIDGNGRTSMLFANRILQEAGYPGVMNTFPGYDIYYDLPTWKQLFRNSVAEFGEMVREVTFTDPAVPTVNNINRDSTPRTAILPTTTTYGKEAKRIELDKAMKKKFKWMNDTISSRNKFVKIGNANYTMLTDGFFYNQMGIPHALFNGKLYPIADRTYLLYGEGGDLAPHTFARRSLTLAHRNIFRDHMQYVLDVQAQKIDPKDIEIVDYNVIKDANEKGKIYLHPWQVRVFENAITIKDTDPMAILAQTRGWHTDYEKSFETRTGASLSDIVAQYQFMELKFQQYTEYALEVNNIAHLNKIMVSREKYFQAAKTLLAEGQKQIESAPSAIQITIKKAPRVTFLEKYISYTNLAYPTLKEAIAARGDADIVLLRSDMASVEKTGFISNQSYINLAKALPGYESFKAWINEVSKHQGDTTYQPKFLEAQLRKMLPGFDTLANRIRKALNDNRYDRRGIADEFAREFVDHYTHALDSPLKDHISLSTSTDLYFAYIGAGTAPNIPFLADGLGGGIYFVKVNKKTVSPTLSTPFSAEFEILSQQNISPFKILGKVGLDHFKTPDENKFNTVNEMVDEAFYLFPK from the coding sequence ATGAAAAACAGATTTTTCACAACAATTTCGGCACTTTCTCTGATTCTTACATCTTGTCAGTCGCCTTCGCCTGTCGCGGTGAACGAAGCTTGTGTGGATCCCCGAGGCCCCGCGTCAGAGGGTTTAAGTTGTTCAGCTGTTTTCATGGACACGGATCTTACTCCGCCTCTTTTGGATCCGGCAGCTCCAGCCACGTTTACCACGATCAATCAGAAATTAAGTTGGGATAAATGGCTCGATGCTGAAATTGATTTCCTGCGCTTTTATTCGAATCGTTCTTTGAAGCGTGGCCAGGAAGATGGCAAGCACGGAACTGAAATCTGGGGCCTTGAAAACTACAAAGCTTACGCCAATGCACGCGATCACTTGAATTCTATTCCTATTGGGCGTTTGGATATCAGCCGCAGTCTTATCATGCGCATCCATGAACTGGGTTCCGAAGGCTTGAAAAAAGAAGCGAGTCTGATGGGAAAAATTATGCCGAAGAACATGTCGATCGGCAATACGACGGGATTTAAAGTTCGTCAAAACGTGGGGGGCGATCCCATCCTGCATCCGCTGAAGGAATCTCAGTATCTGGCCTTGAAAGCCAATCCTTGGATTAAAAAATTCATCGAACTTCCTTACCCACTCAGTCGCAAAGACAAGCGTCGCGGTTGGATTGTGTATGGAGACTACAAAACTGTCGGCAAAGCCATCAGCGAGCTTTCGACTTGGTACTATCAAAATAAAAACACCATGGATCCGATTGATCTGGCGGCAGAGTTTCAATATCGCTTTGTTTCGATTCATCCATTTATTGATGGCAATGGCAGAACCTCGATGCTTTTTGCGAACCGCATTTTGCAGGAAGCTGGCTATCCAGGTGTAATGAATACCTTCCCGGGCTATGACATTTACTATGATCTGCCAACCTGGAAACAACTCTTCAGAAACAGTGTTGCTGAGTTCGGTGAGATGGTTCGCGAAGTGACTTTCACAGATCCTGCAGTACCCACGGTGAACAATATCAACCGTGACTCAACCCCGCGCACAGCGATTTTACCGACCACAACAACCTATGGCAAAGAAGCCAAGCGCATAGAGCTTGATAAAGCCATGAAAAAGAAATTCAAGTGGATGAACGACACGATTTCCTCTAGAAATAAGTTCGTTAAAATCGGCAATGCGAATTACACCATGCTGACGGATGGTTTCTTTTATAACCAAATGGGTATCCCCCATGCCCTCTTTAACGGAAAGCTTTATCCGATCGCAGACCGCACATATCTTCTTTATGGTGAGGGTGGAGACCTGGCTCCCCACACGTTTGCCCGTCGCAGTTTGACGTTGGCGCATCGAAATATCTTTAGAGATCACATGCAGTATGTCTTGGATGTCCAGGCTCAAAAAATCGATCCTAAAGACATCGAAATCGTGGACTATAACGTCATTAAAGACGCCAATGAGAAAGGCAAAATCTATTTGCATCCTTGGCAGGTACGCGTTTTTGAAAACGCAATCACGATCAAAGACACGGACCCAATGGCGATCCTGGCGCAGACTCGTGGCTGGCACACAGACTATGAAAAGAGCTTTGAAACCCGCACGGGAGCTTCCTTATCAGACATCGTGGCGCAGTACCAGTTCATGGAATTAAAATTCCAACAGTACACTGAATATGCATTAGAAGTGAATAATATAGCGCATTTAAACAAGATCATGGTCAGCCGTGAGAAGTACTTCCAAGCAGCCAAGACTTTGCTCGCTGAAGGACAAAAGCAGATTGAAAGCGCCCCTTCTGCGATTCAGATCACAATCAAAAAAGCTCCGCGCGTGACGTTCCTCGAAAAGTATATCTCTTATACTAACTTGGCCTACCCGACCTTGAAGGAAGCCATTGCCGCTCGCGGTGACGCCGATATCGTTCTTTTACGCAGCGACATGGCGTCTGTGGAAAAGACGGGCTTCATTTCAAATCAGTCTTATATTAATTTGGCGAAAGCCTTACCAGGTTATGAGTCTTTCAAAGCTTGGATTAACGAGGTCAGCAAACATCAGGGCGATACAACGTATCAACCCAAATTCTTAGAGGCGCAACTGCGCAAGATGCTTCCCGGTTTCGATACTCTGGCAAATCGTATTCGTAAAGCCTTGAACGACAATCGCTATGACCGACGTGGTATTGCCGATGAATTTGCCCGCGAATTTGTCGACCACTATACCCATGCTTTAGATTCACCTTTAAAAGATCATATTTCCCTATCCACTTCGACAGACCTTTACTTCGCTTATATCGGGGCCGGGACCGCACCAAATATTCCGTTTTTAGCCGACGGTTTAGGCGGAGGAATTTACTTTGTAAAAGTGAACAAAAAGACCGTGTCTCCGACACTTTCTACGCCGTTTTCTGCAGAGTTTGAGATCCTTTCTCAGCAGAATATTTCGCCGTTTAAAATTTTAGGTAAAGTGGGACTTGATCACTTCAAGACACCGGACGAAAACAAGTTCAACACAGTGAATGAAATGGTCGACGAAGCATTCTATTTATTCCCAAAATAA
- a CDS encoding endonuclease/exonuclease/phosphatase family protein has protein sequence MKWAIFAGLMLSASLSQAICIQTFNTYGPLYAPNIASRSEALSKEILTAPCDVIHFQEVWNSGQQNVIVDILQPRYNISAPNMDLKIGLMALTKGQINYTDVYTFVLNSDSFMDSLKDIMGVKKGFMNMVVQLPGVATPILATNVHTHPLSGAVRITQILDIYQWRLRHLDYPWVMTGDFNFTAESFEWKFFKLLMGVRDVQEETVGYNGQCTFCGSQNPLSDEKGNWVLDYIFVSNITKNMNWKWQMVDSQINLRGGQRSPLSDHYGLRAQLNLEQGSIAADWKTVPERAAALKNMLETARKHLQAAENSDYDYYISLMDKIIAQLDRQSGPVWDYLIQFN, from the coding sequence ATGAAGTGGGCAATTTTTGCCGGGTTGATGCTGTCAGCATCCCTAAGCCAAGCTATTTGCATTCAGACATTTAACACTTACGGTCCGCTTTACGCGCCCAATATTGCGTCTCGATCTGAAGCGCTTTCAAAGGAAATTTTAACCGCCCCCTGCGATGTGATTCATTTTCAAGAGGTGTGGAATTCTGGGCAACAAAATGTGATCGTGGACATTTTGCAACCTCGTTACAACATTAGCGCTCCCAATATGGATTTGAAAATTGGTCTCATGGCATTGACCAAGGGCCAAATCAATTACACGGACGTTTACACATTCGTGCTTAATTCAGACAGCTTCATGGATTCTTTAAAAGACATCATGGGCGTAAAAAAAGGTTTCATGAATATGGTGGTGCAGTTGCCAGGAGTGGCGACGCCTATTCTTGCCACCAACGTTCACACGCATCCTTTGTCGGGGGCTGTGCGTATTACTCAGATTCTGGACATTTACCAATGGCGTTTACGTCATTTGGACTATCCATGGGTGATGACCGGGGACTTTAACTTCACGGCGGAGTCTTTCGAGTGGAAATTTTTTAAACTCTTGATGGGTGTTCGCGATGTGCAGGAAGAAACTGTTGGTTATAACGGTCAGTGCACATTCTGTGGTTCACAAAATCCTTTGTCTGATGAAAAAGGCAATTGGGTGTTAGATTATATCTTTGTTTCCAACATCACAAAAAACATGAACTGGAAATGGCAGATGGTTGATTCCCAAATCAATCTTCGCGGTGGTCAAAGATCGCCTCTTTCTGATCACTATGGTTTGCGTGCGCAGTTAAATCTTGAACAAGGTTCTATTGCAGCTGATTGGAAAACAGTTCCTGAAAGAGCTGCTGCGCTCAAAAATATGCTCGAAACTGCACGTAAGCATTTGCAAGCGGCTGAAAATTCTGATTATGACTACTACATCTCGTTGATGGATAAAATCATCGCGCAGCTTGATAGACAGTCCGGACCAGTTTGGGACTATTTGATTCAGTTTAACTAG
- a CDS encoding S8 family serine peptidase: protein MKIFAFFALIISLAPRAEAARYIVIMKDEAPLFSAHPSFEREIVGHVESSLHQIGTYIVQTEDSSDVERLKQNPDVVLVEEDQIIPYELEIPLYLQRAELNISGRAPADTPVAGVPWGIAAIKAPAAWPLSRQGEGARVLLIDSGLDKTHPSLKGNFERGRDFTGESDGSDITDIRGHGTHVAGIIAAKQDVNGFTGVAPKAKLLMARACFEKGCSTAAMIAAINWGVTQKVDVMNISISGISSTAAQDEAIKRADKAGIAVVASSGNWGSNRVFFPAALPTVIAVGAVDPSMLRATFSQYGPELALVAPGVDVYSTFPATRGKVHSVKIETSTGFSVKYLASTFGGTREVRNSLKGELVSVGEGDTMADYDGKNVKGRFVLVRRGKGKFMNKINNAIKAGATAIIFVNNRPGLEVGRFTDKDKTLPISIFMIENKNSQVIEDRLARGESVVATLQATSSGFQVLSGTSMAAPHVTGVVALMKAANKKLKSAQIKKILMATVTPPTADNLKNEYGKGILNAEQAVRFSTRIDSAGKAEYLMPELSVTH from the coding sequence ATGAAGATTTTCGCTTTTTTCGCACTCATAATTTCACTGGCGCCAAGGGCCGAAGCGGCTCGTTATATCGTCATAATGAAAGACGAAGCTCCGCTGTTTTCGGCGCACCCTTCGTTTGAGCGAGAAATTGTGGGACATGTGGAATCCAGTCTGCATCAGATCGGTACTTACATTGTTCAAACAGAAGATTCCTCGGATGTTGAACGTCTGAAACAGAATCCTGATGTGGTTTTGGTCGAAGAAGATCAAATCATTCCTTATGAATTAGAAATTCCCCTTTACCTGCAACGTGCAGAACTTAACATCAGCGGACGTGCTCCCGCGGATACTCCTGTGGCAGGTGTGCCGTGGGGAATAGCTGCGATCAAGGCACCGGCGGCTTGGCCACTTTCCCGTCAAGGGGAGGGCGCTCGTGTTTTGTTGATCGATAGCGGTCTTGATAAAACTCATCCGTCACTTAAAGGTAACTTCGAAAGAGGTCGCGACTTTACTGGTGAAAGCGATGGCAGTGATATCACAGATATTCGCGGTCACGGAACTCACGTGGCGGGCATTATCGCCGCCAAACAAGACGTGAACGGCTTTACGGGTGTGGCGCCAAAAGCAAAACTTTTAATGGCTCGTGCCTGTTTTGAAAAAGGTTGCTCAACCGCTGCCATGATTGCAGCGATTAACTGGGGCGTGACTCAAAAAGTTGACGTGATGAATATTTCTATTTCAGGAATTTCTTCCACGGCAGCTCAAGACGAAGCAATCAAACGTGCCGACAAGGCCGGTATCGCGGTTGTCGCCTCCAGTGGTAACTGGGGTTCAAATCGTGTGTTCTTTCCAGCGGCTCTGCCCACGGTGATCGCAGTGGGTGCGGTGGACCCAAGCATGCTTCGTGCGACGTTTTCACAATATGGCCCGGAGCTCGCCTTGGTAGCACCTGGCGTGGATGTGTATTCAACATTCCCAGCAACTCGCGGGAAAGTTCATTCCGTAAAAATCGAAACATCGACCGGCTTTTCTGTAAAGTATCTGGCCAGCACCTTCGGCGGCACACGTGAAGTTCGAAACTCCTTAAAAGGAGAGCTCGTGAGCGTGGGCGAGGGAGATACGATGGCCGACTATGACGGGAAAAACGTCAAAGGTCGCTTTGTCCTGGTTCGCCGAGGCAAAGGCAAGTTCATGAATAAAATCAATAACGCCATCAAAGCCGGCGCGACTGCGATTATCTTCGTTAACAATCGCCCAGGCCTGGAAGTGGGCAGATTCACGGATAAGGATAAAACCTTACCGATATCGATTTTCATGATCGAAAACAAAAACTCGCAAGTGATCGAAGACCGTCTGGCACGTGGGGAATCGGTGGTGGCTACTTTGCAGGCCACCTCCTCAGGATTCCAAGTCCTAAGCGGCACGTCTATGGCAGCGCCTCACGTGACGGGCGTCGTCGCCCTGATGAAAGCTGCCAACAAGAAGCTTAAATCCGCCCAAATTAAGAAAATCTTAATGGCGACAGTCACACCGCCAACCGCTGACAATTTGAAAAATGAGTACGGCAAAGGCATTCTGAATGCTGAGCAGGCCGTCCGATTTTCGACGCGCATTGACTCTGCTGGTAAAGCTGAATACCTGATGCCAGAGCTCTCTGTAACGCATTAA
- a CDS encoding ABC transporter substrate-binding protein: protein MLEIKKIGILLATALCFALPAHAKKVFRVLMEDNWPPYAYVKDGQPAGLSIDLVKAAMRLEGAEVQIQQVPYLRCMALTEPEGKEVACANTAKNEELAAKYVFPNNYLFRSRGLIVANKRYVKEALKKPKKISDLEYKTVALPSGFTFGPEFDDNTRIVRYYTVNDMTALRLVESGRVKFAAIDEMVLYYYLNHHPELKDALTTVIDLSNEPIYMQLSKTQPEAIELREKFERGMAALKASPEYDALLQKYLGKGIPVDKFK, encoded by the coding sequence ATGTTGGAAATCAAAAAAATCGGAATACTCTTAGCGACTGCGCTTTGTTTTGCCTTACCGGCACATGCAAAGAAGGTTTTCCGTGTTTTGATGGAAGACAACTGGCCGCCCTACGCTTACGTGAAGGACGGTCAACCCGCAGGTCTTTCCATTGACCTGGTTAAGGCCGCCATGCGTCTGGAAGGGGCCGAGGTTCAAATTCAGCAAGTCCCTTATCTACGTTGTATGGCCCTGACTGAGCCCGAGGGCAAAGAAGTGGCTTGCGCCAATACCGCAAAAAACGAAGAGCTGGCGGCAAAATATGTTTTCCCTAACAACTACCTTTTCCGCAGCCGCGGTCTGATTGTCGCGAACAAACGCTATGTGAAAGAAGCCCTTAAAAAACCAAAAAAGATTTCAGATCTCGAATATAAAACAGTGGCGTTGCCAAGTGGTTTTACTTTTGGTCCTGAGTTTGACGACAACACTCGCATCGTTCGTTACTACACCGTGAACGATATGACCGCGCTTCGCTTGGTTGAGTCGGGTCGTGTGAAGTTCGCAGCGATTGATGAAATGGTTTTGTATTATTACCTGAACCATCACCCAGAACTTAAAGATGCTTTGACGACGGTTATCGATCTTTCTAATGAGCCTATCTACATGCAGCTTTCAAAAACGCAGCCTGAAGCCATCGAGCTTCGCGAAAAGTTTGAACGTGGAATGGCCGCTCTTAAGGCCTCTCCTGAATACGATGCACTTTTGCAGAAGTACTTAGGTAAGGGAATTCCTGTCGATAAGTTTAAATAA
- a CDS encoding pseudouridine synthase, which translates to MKLLYQDPHFIAVDKPSGFHVHPPEDSQYKIPRDKICLYLVRNMMKQHVYPVHRLDAATSGVLLFALSSQAAGTICKMFAERSPQKTYWAVARGFVPESGDIKVPLELDSTGNLVDAHTSFIRQATIEIPVAVGKKFPAARYSLMEVKPHSGRYHQIRRHFNRISHPLLGDAYHGDSHHNRFFRNELGIEGLCLKARSIEFTHPWTGERVFIESPTCEKWNKIHALFDANKPMSEKLKLP; encoded by the coding sequence ATGAAGCTTTTGTACCAAGACCCTCATTTTATAGCCGTCGACAAACCCTCGGGTTTTCACGTCCATCCTCCCGAGGATTCGCAGTACAAAATTCCCCGCGATAAAATCTGCCTGTATCTGGTGCGCAATATGATGAAGCAACATGTGTATCCGGTGCACCGCTTAGATGCGGCGACCAGTGGTGTTTTGCTTTTTGCTCTTTCATCCCAGGCAGCAGGCACGATCTGCAAAATGTTTGCGGAGCGTTCTCCGCAAAAAACTTATTGGGCGGTGGCGCGTGGCTTTGTGCCAGAATCAGGCGATATCAAAGTTCCTTTGGAACTCGATTCCACCGGAAATTTGGTGGATGCTCACACGTCTTTCATCCGACAGGCAACTATCGAAATTCCGGTGGCCGTGGGAAAAAAATTCCCCGCAGCTCGCTATTCTTTGATGGAAGTAAAACCGCACTCCGGTCGCTATCATCAAATCCGCCGTCACTTTAATCGTATTTCGCATCCATTGTTGGGGGACGCTTATCACGGCGACTCCCATCACAATCGTTTTTTTAGAAATGAATTGGGTATCGAAGGCTTGTGTTTGAAAGCACGAAGTATCGAGTTCACACACCCGTGGACAGGCGAACGTGTTTTCATTGAATCGCCAACGTGTGAGAAGTGGAATAAGATCCACGCCTTGTTTGATGCGAACAAACCGATGAGCGAAAAACTCAAACTCCCCTAG
- a CDS encoding type 1 glutamine amidotransferase domain-containing protein, translating into MKSKKVLFVATNCNRLGDTGLRTGAFLSELTHPYQEIQSAGYEIDIASPLGGEIPLDGVKMDDPINAVWMNDEDFLEKVAGSLSAEEVRPENYCAIFFAGGHGAMFDLPQNKKLQEITSEIWENDGVVAAVCHGAAGLVNVKTSQGTYLIKDHEIAAFSNSEEEAVGMENVVPFLLQDKIQSRGATYTHASKFAAHVVKSGRLVTGQNPASAMGVGQSVVEVLEFIEDGREVPAVNWCEWHVSP; encoded by the coding sequence ATGAAATCGAAGAAGGTTCTATTTGTTGCAACCAACTGCAACCGCCTGGGTGATACGGGGTTAAGAACAGGAGCCTTTCTATCGGAACTGACTCATCCTTATCAAGAAATTCAATCCGCCGGATATGAGATCGATATTGCCAGTCCGTTGGGGGGAGAGATTCCGTTGGATGGTGTGAAGATGGATGATCCCATCAATGCCGTGTGGATGAACGATGAGGACTTTCTGGAGAAAGTCGCAGGCAGTTTATCCGCCGAGGAAGTTCGCCCCGAAAATTATTGCGCGATTTTCTTTGCTGGCGGTCACGGTGCGATGTTCGATCTTCCCCAAAATAAAAAGTTACAGGAAATCACTTCCGAAATTTGGGAAAACGACGGCGTAGTTGCAGCTGTTTGTCATGGGGCTGCGGGCTTGGTGAATGTCAAAACCTCTCAAGGAACTTATTTGATCAAAGATCACGAAATCGCGGCCTTTAGTAACTCCGAAGAGGAAGCTGTCGGAATGGAAAACGTCGTACCGTTCTTGCTTCAGGATAAAATTCAATCCCGGGGAGCCACTTACACGCATGCTTCAAAGTTTGCCGCTCACGTGGTTAAAAGTGGACGCCTGGTCACGGGGCAAAATCCAGCCTCGGCCATGGGAGTTGGTCAAAGTGTTGTCGAAGTTTTGGAATTCATTGAAGACGGTCGCGAAGTCCCAGCAGTCAACTGGTGTGAATGGCACGTGAGTCCCTAG